In the genome of Vibrio sp. NTOU-M3, one region contains:
- a CDS encoding helix-turn-helix domain-containing protein, protein MDYFCFEKINAILSPQRLYIDSSMFAKQMGLNLIKYRKATVSSQSLMAKAFGVSLAQYRKYEKGVDLPKMHSVARWSIITGAPVYLLLSDTEYAPYLNLSHCYWQHSPFFCTVSHANENTFQSLLSLSKEIMGNREVSEPYPHKVPSLQDVLQDIDSHYYVKVARNMKFIRQHLELTQEQVSELLDISDTTYRQYEKEVNQPRIPFSFFALSHAIFQLDDQWNKTGSSDFARFNHRKHWRLEQLIPLINQADSDQLEKVKTLFNSVAKGLIEEQLQHSLSEYCQT, encoded by the coding sequence TTGGACTATTTTTGTTTTGAAAAGATAAACGCCATATTGTCACCGCAGCGCTTGTATATCGATAGCTCGATGTTTGCTAAGCAAATGGGATTGAATCTGATTAAATACCGTAAAGCGACGGTGAGTAGCCAATCTTTAATGGCGAAAGCATTCGGTGTTTCTTTAGCGCAGTATCGGAAGTATGAAAAGGGGGTCGATCTTCCTAAAATGCATTCTGTGGCGCGTTGGTCCATCATTACTGGTGCTCCAGTGTATTTACTGCTCTCTGATACTGAATACGCGCCGTATCTCAACCTGTCTCATTGTTATTGGCAGCACTCGCCATTCTTTTGCACTGTTTCACACGCTAATGAAAACACGTTCCAGTCGCTGCTCAGTTTAAGTAAGGAGATCATGGGAAATCGAGAGGTTAGTGAACCTTACCCACACAAGGTTCCGAGTTTGCAGGATGTTTTACAGGACATTGATAGCCACTATTACGTCAAAGTCGCACGTAATATGAAGTTCATTCGCCAGCACCTTGAATTGACTCAAGAGCAGGTGTCAGAGCTGTTGGATATTTCTGATACCACTTACCGTCAATACGAAAAAGAAGTGAATCAACCGCGCATCCCTTTCTCATTCTTTGCCTTATCCCATGCAATCTTCCAACTGGATGACCAATGGAATAAAACCGGCTCTTCAGATTTTGCTCGTTTTAATCACCGGAAGCACTGGCGTTTAGAGCAGCTTATTCCTTTGATTAACCAAGCAGACAGCGATCAACTTGAAAAGGTCAAAACCTTATTTAACTCTGTGGCGAAAGGGTTGATTGAAGAGCAGTTGCAACATTCATTAAGTGAGTATTGTCAGACATAA
- a CDS encoding MATE family efflux transporter, producing the protein MKHKDVKPLHNTEAVEKGLIRITWPIFLEVLLTYLINFTDVLFLNQISEQSAAAIGTLMPVIVIPIVILHSLSIGTTGVLGQMLGANLNQQLPKNYLYTVVFNFIVGLAVMAAYLMLHQHIGSWMGLNNEMNHLTAAYLLIFTPALLIKAVQIGYGSILNVNGWTQLNMLSTLLANGLNILLNMLFLFGNVGLGLTGVEYVALASAISYLVGLAFVMYFVHVKKQVNFDFSGSWRDMKTYLKQCLKIGLPATMEPMSYELNRFFITVTVISLGALAISTRIYTLNLILIPVIFSQAIGVGNRIIVSHLLGARSYQQIEQQIRQSIFISVTGSATMLLLIWLGSDYAFRIFTDNPDILALGATLLAIDLLRHPAGAINMVVVNSLVVSGDARYPVSLSIISMWCVCLPLVYLFAIPLHYGLIGVWVALLIDEYLRCAICLRRWRHGQWRNASPVLV; encoded by the coding sequence GTGAAACATAAGGACGTGAAGCCACTACATAATACTGAGGCCGTGGAGAAAGGGCTGATACGGATCACCTGGCCCATTTTTCTCGAAGTCTTGCTAACCTATCTGATCAACTTCACTGATGTGCTATTTCTCAACCAGATTTCAGAGCAGTCTGCGGCAGCCATCGGAACATTAATGCCCGTCATCGTCATTCCTATCGTGATCTTGCATTCACTCTCTATCGGGACGACCGGTGTTTTGGGGCAGATGCTTGGAGCTAATCTCAATCAGCAGTTACCTAAAAACTATCTTTATACCGTGGTATTCAATTTCATTGTGGGTTTGGCCGTCATGGCGGCTTACTTAATGCTGCACCAACATATTGGTAGTTGGATGGGTCTGAACAATGAAATGAACCACCTAACCGCCGCATACTTACTAATTTTCACCCCTGCATTGTTGATCAAAGCTGTTCAAATTGGCTATGGCAGTATCTTAAACGTGAATGGCTGGACCCAACTCAACATGCTGTCCACCTTGTTGGCAAATGGATTGAATATTCTTCTCAATATGTTGTTCTTGTTTGGCAATGTTGGGCTAGGGCTCACTGGGGTGGAATATGTTGCGCTCGCGTCTGCAATTTCTTACCTCGTTGGTTTAGCATTCGTGATGTATTTTGTTCACGTTAAAAAACAGGTCAACTTTGACTTTAGTGGCTCATGGCGCGATATGAAAACCTACCTAAAGCAGTGCTTGAAAATTGGCCTTCCCGCGACCATGGAGCCGATGTCTTATGAACTCAACCGCTTTTTTATTACCGTCACTGTGATTTCTTTAGGTGCATTAGCGATCTCAACTCGTATTTACACGTTGAACCTGATCCTGATCCCGGTGATCTTCTCGCAAGCCATCGGAGTCGGTAACCGGATCATCGTCTCTCACTTGCTGGGCGCACGATCGTATCAGCAAATCGAACAACAGATCCGACAAAGTATTTTTATCAGTGTGACTGGCAGTGCGACTATGCTTCTGCTTATTTGGCTAGGCTCAGATTACGCCTTTCGTATCTTTACCGATAACCCAGATATCCTGGCACTAGGAGCCACACTTTTGGCCATTGATTTACTGCGTCACCCAGCTGGAGCCATCAATATGGTGGTGGTCAATAGTCTTGTCGTCTCTGGTGATGCGCGTTATCCCGTGTCGCTATCCATCATCAGTATGTGGTGTGTTTGCCTACCATTGGTCTACTTGTTTGCCATACCATTGCACTATGGCTTAATTGGCGTTTGGGTTGCACTCTTGATTGACGAATATCTACGTTGCGCTATCTGTTTAAGACGATGGCGACATGGCCAGTGGCGAAATGCATCGCCAGTACTGGTATAA
- a CDS encoding trypsin-like peptidase domain-containing protein encodes MQKKLQTYRQALGFLLLGAVGLISGCAGSNGQLASTQSSPTTIHYEFTGIPPLYFGYGSSVPLTKELSLTAAHVAKLNFANVVAYHPTCDLAIIESDNSQAVLPTLGFVRQGESVFTYGMDGFGEMLTGKGTYHLDLTFANRQYLEDCPGSVMDAPIRGGMSGGATYNAQGELVGVITAMASKWDTRLANGKELPYDRLSLFVSMNYVQDWLNSEVQNYYFDTAYALNWSLDSTQLVNAE; translated from the coding sequence ATGCAGAAAAAACTTCAAACATACCGTCAGGCTCTGGGTTTTCTTTTATTGGGTGCTGTTGGGCTTATTTCTGGTTGTGCAGGCAGTAACGGTCAGCTAGCCAGTACGCAAAGTTCACCGACCACCATTCACTATGAATTTACGGGCATTCCACCGTTGTATTTTGGTTATGGTTCAAGTGTACCTCTGACCAAAGAACTTAGCTTAACGGCGGCGCATGTTGCGAAGCTCAATTTTGCCAATGTTGTGGCTTATCACCCAACCTGCGATCTCGCGATCATTGAATCTGATAATAGTCAGGCGGTGTTACCGACACTTGGTTTTGTACGTCAGGGGGAGTCGGTCTTTACCTATGGTATGGATGGTTTTGGTGAGATGCTCACGGGCAAAGGCACTTATCATTTAGACCTCACCTTTGCCAATCGTCAATACTTAGAAGATTGCCCAGGTAGTGTGATGGATGCACCTATTCGCGGCGGTATGAGCGGTGGTGCAACATATAACGCGCAAGGTGAGCTGGTGGGTGTGATCACGGCGATGGCGAGTAAATGGGATACGCGCTTAGCCAATGGAAAAGAACTGCCTTACGATAGATTGAGTTTGTTTGTTTCAATGAACTATGTTCAAGACTGGCTCAATAGTGAAGTGCAAAATTATTACTTTGATACTGCCTATGCACTCAACTGGAGTTTAGATTCGACGCAGCTTGTGAATGCTGAATAA
- a CDS encoding phytanoyl-CoA dioxygenase family protein, with protein MQLINTNSPTREPVSVDFPLPFEAPFLTQKHKDDLERNGYVVVENIISDQQCANAIEAICDFLQVKQSEPSTWYKAEPLNAIGLVPMHQHPSFWDIRQNPRVYQTFRHLLEEEQLWVTMDRASFRPPCRYDLEAYGEDANPMHWDYDFRQKPNHLYQGLIYLNDTNAKQGAFACVPQVFQQIKQGTFPHMDKLNRFHSKGLFLEEVMDFSSDDIVPIEAPAGSLIIWDARLPHGCVSNHYHKPRFVQFVSMFKAEDPEAIPVEIIQDRAQRIECFMDMRAPECHRDLKGQMDPEPYKRPELTPLGRKLLGVDRW; from the coding sequence ATGCAATTAATCAATACAAACTCTCCGACAAGAGAGCCTGTTTCGGTAGACTTTCCGCTACCTTTTGAAGCCCCATTCCTCACTCAAAAACATAAGGATGATCTCGAGCGCAACGGCTATGTTGTTGTCGAAAATATCATCTCAGATCAGCAATGTGCCAATGCCATAGAGGCAATCTGTGACTTCTTGCAAGTCAAACAATCTGAACCTTCAACATGGTACAAAGCTGAACCTCTCAACGCCATTGGCTTGGTTCCGATGCATCAACATCCCAGTTTTTGGGATATCCGACAAAATCCGCGTGTGTATCAAACATTTCGTCACCTTTTAGAAGAAGAGCAACTATGGGTCACCATGGATCGCGCTTCCTTTCGCCCACCATGTCGCTACGACTTAGAAGCCTATGGTGAGGATGCCAACCCAATGCACTGGGATTACGATTTCCGTCAAAAACCAAACCACCTTTATCAGGGGCTTATCTACCTCAACGATACAAATGCCAAGCAAGGTGCATTTGCGTGTGTGCCACAGGTTTTTCAACAAATTAAGCAAGGGACATTCCCTCATATGGATAAGCTAAATCGCTTTCACAGCAAGGGGCTATTCCTTGAAGAAGTAATGGACTTCTCCAGTGACGATATCGTGCCGATTGAAGCACCGGCGGGCAGCTTAATCATTTGGGATGCACGCTTACCCCATGGCTGTGTTAGCAACCACTATCACAAACCACGCTTCGTCCAATTTGTGAGTATGTTTAAGGCGGAAGATCCTGAAGCGATTCCGGTGGAAATTATTCAAGACCGAGCACAACGCATCGAATGCTTTATGGACATGCGCGCACCAGAGTGCCATCGCGATTTAAAAGGTCAGATGGATCCAGAGCCCTACAAACGACCAGAGCTCACCCCACTCGGACGAAAGCTGCTAGGTGTTGACCGCTGGTAA
- a CDS encoding suppressor of fused domain protein — protein sequence MAEISESNKIIARVALAAFGGKPNVAAYWDEAEKHSVDLLTCKDQPQKGVTSYSTIGLSDNPIHNDGVEIDLRVEFVGACSNSISDFGNIVTTAAFCVINSKWPCSPGMIFPDIVDMYNCSKTLKHLMLVSPFLWEDRLQTLELDSKTVAWLLLIPISEAEYKYAQLEGASMLEALFEEHQIDIFDINRSSVI from the coding sequence ATGGCAGAAATAAGTGAAAGCAATAAAATCATAGCAAGGGTGGCTTTGGCGGCATTTGGTGGGAAGCCAAATGTTGCTGCATACTGGGACGAAGCTGAGAAACACAGTGTAGACTTGCTGACATGCAAAGATCAGCCTCAAAAAGGAGTAACTTCATATTCCACGATAGGCTTGTCGGACAACCCTATTCACAATGATGGTGTTGAGATTGATCTCAGAGTTGAGTTTGTGGGCGCTTGCTCCAATTCTATTTCTGACTTTGGAAATATAGTTACGACGGCTGCGTTTTGTGTCATCAATTCAAAGTGGCCTTGTTCTCCAGGAATGATTTTCCCTGATATAGTTGATATGTATAACTGTTCGAAGACTCTAAAGCATTTAATGCTGGTATCCCCTTTTCTATGGGAAGATAGATTACAGACGCTTGAGTTAGATAGTAAAACTGTTGCGTGGCTCCTGTTAATCCCAATTTCGGAAGCAGAGTACAAGTATGCGCAGTTGGAGGGGGCGTCGATGCTTGAGGCGTTATTTGAGGAACACCAAATCGATATATTCGATATTAACAGATCTTCTGTAATCTGA